The sequence below is a genomic window from Cicer arietinum cultivar CDC Frontier isolate Library 1 chromosome 6, Cicar.CDCFrontier_v2.0, whole genome shotgun sequence.
TTGATCGATCTTAATCGAATAATAGATCTTAATAAAAATGAATGCATTCAATTATAGTGAATCCAAATTCAAGTTATAGAATTTTGGGTATAAAGCAACCgttttcttaattaattatcaatatacTCCCTCCCTtccaaaatataagaaaaagtatattaaaaaattaatatagttgatctaaattttaaactaaataaattcaaaagtttgaacaattttttttttttttttgagacgGGTAGAATACTTTTTGTAAAATAGAGTACGATACATATGCAACACAAATGATAAATTATGACATTTTGTATGTTAAGTTAGAGTTAGAatacaatactatttttttatacatataatGTGTGTGATTTTAGGCAATAGttcttttaaaagaaaatagagTTCCCAATGGTATTTGAGCAGGCGAAAGCCTTGGCGAGTAAAATTGAAATCCTTTTGGTCTCTAATGTGTGTGGtgtctctctctctttctctctctggGGCATATATAATAGTGTTACTGTTTTTAGGGTGGAAGGAGAGATTCAACAAGGCACGACATGGGATGCAAAAACTATGGAGGAGGAGCACCAGGTTCGTTATACTCTCACAACCTACTTTGACTCTCTTCAGATAACTCCATCCTCAAATATTGTCTATATACAGGGAACATGTAGCTTTTTAATGTGTGGGTTTATTTAGTAAAGTTTCTATTTAAAATTGTTTCAGGAAATTACTCAAAGAAAGGTGAAGGCATGTCTAACAAGAATATTACAGATGATACCAATTATCATAATGAGACTGTGGGACCCAATTACTACAGCTCATCAATATATTATGGTGCTCAAGAAAATTATTCTCCAACAACCTGCAAGACCACTCATTCCCCACATATTGTTAGTTCCTATTCTATTCCCCATCCTCCCGTTTCTTATATGctttttaattttccttttaaattgcacttttcaaaatattataaattaactttttttcttgCTAATTATTTTGCAGATCAAGAATGATaaggatgatgatgatgattccAATGGTAGCGATTCAGGCAGTGCTTCAAGAGGGAACTGGTGGAAAGGTCAGAAACTTCTTGGATGTCCATTagcaaaataaataacaattaaaacaactcaaaatattaagaattttatttctatatacCGTAAAGATTTGGTCATGATTTGGTGACGGTTGGTCATTATTTGTCTACTGTGTAAAATTTCGGTCCACGgaaattaaactcaaatattaatcacattttaaaaaacctttgtaatttattattttctgtTTGTGCAGGTTCCCTTTATTATTAACATGATTACTCTGCCACAACTCGCCATCCTGACTGTACACTaggtatttaaaattaaaattaaactattttaatgaGATTCAGTATTTAAATTACTAGCTAGGAAATTCATATACCTAAAATTACAATGCTTCAAGTCCTGCTATGGCACTACATATAATTGATTCACCATTTAACACAGATTTCTAACATTTGAATTAATAATTGACAGTGTTGCAGGatgacatataaatatatatgcagTACTAGCAATACTCTACCACTCTAGTTAGTTAAATAAGAAATGATCCATGCAACGCTCTCTTCTGCAACATGTGTGTTGGGTCCTTTTTGTTACATCTCGCACATAAAAGTTAATACTACACAAAAGACAACCTGAAGCAGTGGCTATAGCTTGAAGTCTCTGTCGAATGTGTTgtattttatacataaaaagGTTTCATGACGATATATAACTGTCCTTAATTTAGATTGTAGTGCTGTTTTATAATCATGTGACCCTGTTATATATACTTTGTGCTGTCTGGTTCTATATATATTCACTGTATACATACGTGGTTATATTGCTTATAACTGTGATTTATGTATCCACAATATTCCTAGTAGTGCatgcaatattaattaatttgaagaaaaaattaagaattaaattatttaatcatatcataaaaataaaaaatgagagtAAAATTAATTGACATTTTTCTGTATTTCTAAAATTGCTTTTAAATTCAAACGTATAAATAATCAACTATTGTTGATTATGAATTGAGTCTATGAAGAGAACTCAACCTAAACAATTGATCTATTACATGGAAGAAACTCATGACTGAAGTACTATATTGaacttttttatcaatttaaaattgcAACTCATAAAATTTCCCTATCGACATAAACCCAATGATAGAGTTTTTTCATTTGGCAACTTTGCTCATCTATCAATATTCAGTGATATATCTTAACTCAATTTATAGGTTGCACATTCTTTACACATTATGTAGCCAAACTCTCAACAGCATTAATTGTTATGACTTAAGGTCGTGAAGATGGCCAAACCTAAAAGACTAATACATTATGTGAAAGATTATTACAACTTCACTATTATATTGAGCTCTCTTATCTACTCAAGATTAGACTCATAATATCAAATGTAATAACATCTAAAGGCGATTTTGAGTTAGCATCTAGTCTGAAGGTGGagttttataaaaacaattatccTTTGGGGATAGACTCACTTTGCTAAATTTGGTATTAACAAGTATATACAGTTGTACTTTTGCTGTGCCTACAAGGTGTCTAAGAAAgttataataatcaaaatctagAGGTCTTTCTTTCCTTTTGGGTGGCAAGGAAGGTAGCAGGAAAATATGTTGGGTGAGTCGGGACAAGTTTTGCTTGGATCCAAATTGGAAAGACTATAGTTAGGCGATTTGGATGTGTTGTTATCATCAGCGAGGTTTGACTAGAGGCATTGTCTTTGGTGGTTTgaatttacattaataaaaatgagTGGGTGGAAGGAAGAGATGGATGAGTAGTAATTGTTATACTTTATTTAATCTATCAGTTGAATATCTATAGTGAGTTGTCTGGGTTCTATATAGGATCAAGAATGGCTTTCCACTCATAGAAGTGTAGCTACTTAGAGAAAAcatttgtatatacatatttgaTATATGCAAACCACTTGATGAAAACCTGAAACTATTGCCATCTTAAAGATGTTATGTGAGCTCCTTAGAGCAAACATTTATGTAGATATCTTATTTGACATATGACTGAGACTTGCCCAAGTGTTGTGCGAGCTACCCTTCTACTTTCATAGTGGCAGCTGCAGCAAGCTTGGTGTTTATCACTCTCAAGAAGCATCTTACTGATGTAGGTATGTTCCTGCAATTGTGCATCTGTTTGACAAGGCTTTCATTAAGGTCAAGACTATGTATCTCCTATATAGGCCAAAGCTTACAGTGCATGAAGTCGAAGTCAGCTCTTCGATCACTACAAGTTGTGCATCTGGTTCTCCTTTGTCGTATATAAGCTAATTTGTTTTGTCACAGTTGCCCTCATTTAGAAGCATTGGGATGCGAGAAATTGGCTGCCAAAGCCATTCCAAACATTTGCTATGTGATTCTTACTCATCGGATATAGTTGAAGTCAATTTCTAGCCTTATACATAGTTCTTTTCCTCCACCCCTATCATTGCTCatgataaaatgaaaataagtcCATCCGGCTCCTATAAACTGCTTACATAATAAAGTATGTAATACTATTAACAAATCAAAGATAGATATTGTAGGTATATCATATCAAATCATaagtttgttaaaataattactCTTATTTTCTCACTTAATTTAAGAATCCAAATTCTTCCTTTACACAAAATTAGTTCGCTATAGCAATACTTGTATTGACAGATGACAATCTCATCATCAAAATACCACTTCCACATTTCAGAGCATATCACTATTTTATCAAACGCCATCCACAATCAACAATCACATCACATATAtctgaatttgaaaataaatactCCCATTAAATGAATGAACAAAATATTGGTAGTGGTCCAGTCCATTCCAATTCAATTTTCCCAAGTTGCGATCACCTACAAACAAATCATAGCATCTTTCTTTTTTCCCTCATTTGTAACCCAAAACTTCCAATTAAAGTCATATTGAGTATCCAATATGTGTTAGGGATTGACATCGAAAGTATGATTACATTTAATCTCAAATTATTACCTTATTTTACTAATATGATGATAAACCTTGCAACTATCAAAAAGAGGATTAAAAAACAGAGCACTGTGGTTGAAGTGAAACAATAATTTGATTCCAAAAtcaatatcaacaaaaaaaactagCGAGTAAAAGCGTACAAAACAACAGTAACGTAAATGAGAAGCGAAATAGGAACAAATATAAAAAGTGGAACAACAGCAGCAAGAGTATGAGCACTACCACACGCAAGTGTTCCAAGCTTAATCTGAACAACATTAACAAGAGCAAGCATAAGAAAACCACAACCGGAAACAGATCCGATACCAGAAACGAGCATACCAACGCGGAGAGTAGAGCGGTTAATGTGAGCAACAGCGGTGGAAGTGCGGGAAAGGCGGATGGCTTGTTTGAGTGCGAGAGCGATGAGACTGGAGAAGAGGAAGGAGCTGAAAGAGTAGACATGGAAGGTGACGAGATTTTCGGCGATGGCGGCGGTTGGAGTGCAGGCGGGATCGGAGTTGAGGTTGTTGGATGGATCGTTAGGGTTCCATGCTAAGCCGATGAAGACTCCGAGTGTGAAAAGAGAGTTTACGTTTGTGATTGCGTCTAAGGCGGTGATGTGTACGCTCGTGAATGAAGATGAGATTGCCATTTCTGTTTCTCACTCTCACTGCCAACGGGCTTTTCGGAGCTTGTCTTAGCTTTACCAAAATGTTATTAAGTACGTTTTGAATTAGCTTTAAAAACGTGATTAGTCATATTATCATTATAGTTTACCgtatgatattaattatcacATGAGGGCATTTGGTCTAGTGGTATGATTCTCGCTTAGGGTGCGAGAGGTCCCGAGTTCAATTCTCGGAATGCcccttttatttatattataattttcacTTTTTCAACTATTGTATTTGTATTCATGTCTAAATTTGAAATATCATTTGAATGTGATTTCAAgcatatttaaattcaaaaatatgaataccAGACCAACAACTGCTTCAGATTTCAGTAATTAGTAATAACTATGTATTTGATTTCTCAACTACTGAATAAATATTCGTGAATGGtacaaaggaaaaggaaataaaaGTTAGTAAATGACTACAACACTTTGTGCACAACAGAATTTAGTTTCCGCACTCAATGGATTTTGTCTTGTTTTCCACCACACGTGTTTCCTTCGGACGTTGTTCTGTGTGTTCCGTTTTCTTGCTATTCAGGTTTTGAACAATTAACCTCGGTTGGATAGCTACATGTCTTTGTTTTAGTCTCTACGCCAAGATAATTTGACAATACTCTTCTCACCCTTAAACCACTACGATGAgctttgttgttgttgtggagGAAAGGGGTTATCTCCCCTCTTGCAGGACTAATCAATGGCGCAGGTGAAAACTTAGGTGTGCCGAATGCTGCTTTATGTGGAGTGCCTGAGACAGACACTGAAAACGGATGTGAAATCTTCTGAGAAACCGTACTAACTGATGTAGCAACCAATTCAGATTTATCTGAATTTTTAGTCAAGTCATCAACGTATAACAAATCATCGATTCGAGCTACGATGTTAAAAGCAATGCTCTCCAAAACTCTAGAGTAGCTTTCCAGAATTGATTTTCCAACATCCTGAAATGTTAAGAGTTAAATGTGTCAATGATAAAAAAGGCCATGAGATTGAT
It includes:
- the LOC101504387 gene encoding uncharacterized protein; this encodes MAISSSFTSVHITALDAITNVNSLFTLGVFIGLAWNPNDPSNNLNSDPACTPTAAIAENLVTFHVYSFSSFLFSSLIALALKQAIRLSRTSTAVAHINRSTLRVGMLVSGIGSVSGCGFLMLALVNVVQIKLGTLACGSAHTLAAVVPLFIFVPISLLIYVTVVLYAFTR
- the LOC101504080 gene encoding uncharacterized protein; this encodes MENNKKKVGGGAGSSSSPTNFDHLFGPKDPSTISSSSNSIFGSIFPPPSTGGRRDSTRHDMGCKNYGGGAPGNYSKKGEGMSNKNITDDTNYHNETVGPNYYSSSIYYGAQENYSPTTCKTTHSPHIIKNDKDDDDDSNGSDSGSASRGNWWKGSLYY